AACCCAGGGGCCGGAATCGATTTGGCTCTGCTACACCAGTTGGGACCGGACGTGGTCCCGCTGTTAGTGGAAGTGCTGGACGCAACAAACGCCGAGCGCAACATTGTGCTCGATCAACTGGAAAAGCTAGGACCAAAGGCAGCAAGTGCAGCCCCCGCGTTAGCGAAACTCTTGAAGGACGAAAACCTGAACACACGGTATCGCGCAGCGACCCTTCTGTGGAAGTGCGCGGAGAACGCCACCGGTGTGCCCGTACTCACCGAACTGTTGACACAATTACCACCTGTGAAAAGTGCTTGGCCTTACGACGATCGCTCGAAGGAACCCAAGTTCTTCGCGTCCGATGCGGCCAACGCACTTAGTGAGATCGGCCCGAAAGCGAGCACGGCTCTCCCCGCACTCCGCGCACAATTCGTGGTGGGTTTGGGCGCTGCTGTGAAATCGGGCGTGTGCCTCAGCGTGCCGGACCTCGACGCATTCGGCAAAGTTTTCCGGGTGGTCAAATACAGCTCGCTCGCTCCCAACAGCGAGGCGGCCGAAATTCACACGTGGTACCACGATCTCGTAATGCTCGGACAAGCCGCAGAAGGGGCCATCACTAAGATCGAGCAGGGACCAAAGAAGTAGCCAAGCCCCCGGATACCCGATGAACGTTCCCCTGCCGAAATATGTTGAGCGCGGGCCGATCCACGACGTCGCGTGGGTGCCACTGAAGTTCTTCACCGACCCGCGCGGGTGGCTCGTTGAGTTGTTCCGTAACGACCTCGTGCCGCCCCAATTCCACCCGGTCATGGCCTACGTGTCGATGACCAAGCCGGGAGTCGCACGCGGGCCGCACGAGCACATCGATCAGGCCGACTACTTCTGCTTCACCGGGCCGTCCACGTTCCGGGTGTACTTGTGGGACGCGCGCAAGGACTCGCCCACGTTCGGCGCGAAGGAAGTGCGCGAGGTCGGCGAGAGCACCCCGTTCGCGCTCATCGTGCCGCCGGGGGTCGTTCACGCCTACAAGAACGTTGGCGACAAGGACGGGTGGGTGTTCAACGCAGCGAACCGGCTCTACGCTGGGTGGCTCAAGCAGGAACCTGTGGACGAGATCCGCCACGAAAAAGACCCGAACAGCCCCTACCAACTCGATTGATCTGCCCATTCAATTGAGACCGCGCACCTCGCGCGGTCTCAACGAGTTTTCACCTCACGTCGCGGTTCTTGGCAGACCAAAACGACTCATGAGAACGATGTGACGGCATCGGGGGCGGTATTCCGCTCGCGCGGGGGATCAACCGCGTGACGCTTTCGCCCTCAAACGGTAGCATGAATCGCATGACACACGCGACCACTGGCCCGTCGGAGTCACTCGCAGCCGCGCTCGGTCGCGTACCGAGCGGGTTGTACGTCCTCACCGCGCGCAACGGCGACGACGAAACCGGGATGCTCGCGTCCTGGGTGCAGCAGTGCTCTTTCGACCCGCCCCAAGTGTCGGTCGCGGTGAACAACCAGCGATACGTGCTCGACTGGCTAAAGGACGGGGCTACGTTCGTGCTGAACGTCGTTCCGGAGGGCGGGAAAGCTCTCGTCGCGCACTTCGGGAAAGGCTTCTCGTCAGGCGAGCCGGCCTTCGAGGGATTGGAAGTAACACGCGAGCGTGGAATCCCCCCCGTGCTGCTGGCGGCCCATGCCTACCTCGTGTGTCACGTCGCGAACCGCATCACGGTCGGTGACCACACTCTCGTCATCGGCCGCGTCACCGCGGGGGCCGTGCTCCACGACAGTAAGCCCACCGTTCACGTGCGCAAGAACGGGCTAAAATACTGAAGCGATTATCAGTTAGTTTCGCCGGAAGATATTTCCGGGGCGGACCGCGAGCGGCGCAACGGTTCGGGATTTGCTGACTTAAGACTCGTGCCCCAAAGTGCCTTTGGTCGTGAGATATCTTTGGAACCCCTCATGGCCGACGAGCCGATCATCAGTTCGGATACGCAGCGCGAGAACCGCGTGCCCCCGCGCCAGGTTCTCACGCAGAAGTGGCCGGTACTGCACGCCGGAAGCATCCCGCCGTTCGAGCCGGCGAAGTGGACGCTTTCGCTGTTCCCCGCCCCACTCATTGGCGCCATCAAGCAGTTCACCTGGGCCGAATTCAATGCCCTCCCGCGCCACCGCGTGTTCGCGGACATGCACTGCGTCACGCGCTGGAGCAAACTCGACAATTTGTGGGAGGGCGTCGTCACCCGCGAGTTACTAAACCACATCACGTTGTCTCCACAGGCAAAGTTCGTGATGGTTCACAGCGAGTACGGGTTCTCCACGAACCTGCCGATCGACGACTTCTTCGCAGAAGATTGCCTCTTCGCCACGCACCACAACGGCGAACCGCTCACGCAGGAGCACGGTTACCCGGTCCGGTTAGTCGTTCCGCGGCTGTACACCTGGAAGAGCGCAAAGTGGGTCCGCGGGATTGAGTTCATGGAAGAGGACCGGCCCGGATACTGGGAAAGTTCGGAAAACGGCGGTTACCACATGCGCGGCGACCCGTGGACGGGCGGTCCCGACGGGGACGGTCAACGCTTCCGGTCCGAAACCGAAAATGGGCACTGATTTACGATCGCAAACTCGCATTCTGCTGCGACTTCTGACGATCCCGAACGATACTTGAGACAAATCGGGATTTCTCCAAACTCGCGTCCCCGATATCTCGTCGTATATGAATACCCGCAACTCGCGCGGGTCACCCTCACGCCCTCTCCCGGAGTGCTGCCGATGCTGACCTCGCTGGTTCTGTCGATGACCCTCGCGGCCCCGGTTCCTGCTCCCGCCCCGCCCGTACCCGCCGGCCCCGCGCCTCGCATTCTCGAACTGAAGGCCGACGCGGACGGCAAGATCATGGTCATTGTGACCCGGACGGAGAAGCTGCTGCCCCCCGGCGCCGCGGCCAACCCCAACGTTGGGGTACCGGCTATCGCCCGGGCGAAGCAGGTCGAGCTGAGCGAAGTGAAGGATCTCACCGTCACCACCGCCGACGGCAAGAAGCTCGATACCGAAGAGGCGATCAAGAAGCTCGTGAAGGGCGGAACCGTGGTCGTCTCCGCGGACGGCAAACCGGTCAGCCCGACCTTCCTGAAGATGTTCAAGGACGACGTGCTCGTGCTCGCTTCGCCCGAACTGATGGGCGGTGTCCTCCCCGGTAAACCACTTCCCGGCGGCGTGCGCCCGCCGATCCAGATCCAACCGGCGGCCCCTGGCATCCAAATCCAGCCCGCCGTGATCCAAATCCAGGTCGCGCCCGCTCTGCCGGCTCCCGTTCCGGCCGCGCCTGGGAAGTAATTCGCGCCAAACAACGGACGGAACGACAAAACGCACGCCGGTAGGAAAAATACTCCTGCCGGTGTGCGTTTCTCATTTAGAACAGTGAACCAACTCCTTTACCAGTCCCGTTCGCTCGGTTATCCTTATTGCGATTGCCGTTTCGCCAATTCAACGATGGAGTTACACCACATGTATTCCTCGCTGGTGCTTTCGACGGCACTGCTCGCGCCGGCCGCACCGATCCCGCGTGACTCCGGCCCGAGTACGACCGGACCCGCACCGCGTGTCCTGGCGCTGAAGGCCGACGAGAGCGGCACGGTCCGCGTGATTTACACGGTACCCATCAAGCAGACCGTCACGAGCGTCTACTTCGAGATGGAAGGGAACCAGCAGGTCCAGAAGCAGATCGAACACGACGTCGTCAACAACCAGTATTTCAACAAGTCTCTGCCGGAGTTCAGCGGCAAGTTCACGACGGCCAATGGCACCCCTCTAACAGCCGACGAAGCCGCCGCGCGAGTGAAGAAAGGCGCGACCGTGTTGGCCTCCTCGGACGGTAAGCCGATCGGCAAGACGTGGCTCCGGTCCGTCGCGCCGGACACGGTGATTATGGTCGCCGACGGCCTCTCGCACGCGAACATTCAGTGGGGCGGCGCGCCGTACCCCACTACGCCGACCCCGCAGCTCACGATGCTCACGACCGACGACAAGGGCGCGGTCGTCGTGCCGACCACCAGTCAGCCCGTCAACAACAACGGGTACTACAACGAAGTGATGTGGGACGGCGGTGGACGTGCGATCCGCGTCCGGGGCGGGCGCTTCATCGGCGATAGCTACTACGGCGGCGGGGAAATCGCCGAAGCGAAGGTCGCCCCCAAGCCGCTGAGCGAGGTGAAATTCGACGCTTACGACGTTAGGGGCAAGCTCGTCTCCAAGAGCGAAGTGCAGAAGCGCCTCGCCGCGGGCGGGATGGTGATCGTGGCCGGCGACGGGCAAATGCCCGACGAAACTTACCTCAAGGGCTTCCACGACGACGTGCTCGTACTGGTCGGTGCCGAACTCGTGATCCCGATCACGCCCATCGACCAGACCAAGAAGAAGCAGAACGGAAGCTTCGTCAAACGCAACATCCTGCCGGTCGAGCAGACGGCCCCGGCCGTGGACCTGCCCCGGCTACGAGTGGCCCCGGTCCTGAGAGCCGGCGTGATAAAGGGCTGATCTCGTTCTCCCGACACAACCGCTACGCCCGGCGCACTTGCGCTGGGCGTTATTGTTTCCCGACCGAAATTCCCGCGCAAGAACCCGTTACCGCAACAGTCCGAACCGTGTCAGGTCGGATTGCAGGGGGCGGGGAACTCCGGTATACCGGCCGACCCAGGTTATCACATCACGCGGCGCCAACCTGGAGGGCGCCGTTTGCCAGAGTGGGAGGGAGCCGTGATTCAGAGGCGGGACGAGCAGGACACGGACGATCTGAGCCGCACAACCGAACTAATGGCCTACGAGTCCACGCGGTCCTCGTCCGAACCGGCATCGGAGAAGAGCGTGGAGCCCAAAAAGGAAGAAGAACAGATCTCGCTCTTCTGGCGCGTATTCGGCGGTACCATTTTGAGTATCGTCGCGCTGGTTTCGATCACGCTCTTCAACAACATGTCGTCGAGCATCACGGAACTCCGCACGGCACTGAGTAACGAGCGCGAGGCCCGGGCCGAACTCGTGAAAAAGGACGAGTTCAACACCCGCGTGACCGCGCAGTACGAACGGATGCGGGCCATCGACACGGTGAAGGTCGAGCTCGAAGGGCTGAAAGAAAAGATCAGCACGAATACCGCCGCGGTAGACGGCGTCAAGCGCGACACCAACGCCACGATCGAGTCCATCAAGAAGGACGCCGTGACTGCTGCCGACGCGATGAAGAAGGACGCCACCGCTCTCGAGATCCTCAAGGAACGAGTTGTTCTTCTGGAGGGCATCAAGAAGGACGTCGCGAGCCTGGACACCATTAAAGAGAAAATGGTGACGACCGCGGCCGATCTGAAGTCGATGCGCGACGACCTGCAGAAGCTCTCCGGTGAAGTGGACCGGAACAAGAACTCGGACCTGGAGCGCAAGGCCCTCCGCGACTCGCAACACAAGCAAGTGGACGAGTCGCTGAAGGAGATTCAGAAGGGGCTTCAGGATTGCCGCGAAAAGCTCGCGCGAATGGAAGGCGCTCAGCCGAAACCGTCGAGTGATTTGCCGATCCCGTTCTCGCGCCCGGTCGAACCGAGCAAGCCGAAACCCTCGGGTACGGCGTCCCCCGCGAAGCCGAGCGAAATCAAGCCCGCCGGGGGTACTTCCGATCCGGGTTCGTCGAAATCCGGTCCCGAAAGTGAATAACGCGCCCGTTCTCGACTGCGTCTGATTGCACAACTCCAGGGTCGCTGGGCGCCTCAAGTGCCCAGCGATTGACTCTTTTCTAACTCACAACTCACGTCGACCAGACACATTACCGTTTCACAGCCACGCGCTTGGCGGATTTCGGCATCACCGGTTGCGCGTCGGCCAAGCCTTCGGCGAATTCGACCATCTGTAGCCGCTTGCGCACGCCGTCCGCGTACTGTTCGGACAGTTCGACGCCGAGGTACTGGCGCCCCAACTTCTTGGCGACCGCGAGCGTGGTGCCGCTGCCTGCAAACGGGTCGAGCACCAGGTCTCCCTTCTCCGACGCGACGCGGATGATGCGATCGAGCACCGCTTCGGGCATCTGGCACGGGTGCCCGGTGCGCTCGCTGAAGGTGCCGCACACGCGCGGGACGTGCCACGTGTCCGATCCCGACTGGAAGTGAACGTCGCTCTCCTGCGGTCGCAGCACCCAGGTATCGTCCGGCAGTTTGCCGACGGGGTTCGCGCGCCGGTCCGCGTAGGTCGTCATGCGGGCGCTGGGCACGCGGACCGCGTCCGGGAAGAATTTATAGTTCTTCGGGTCGCGCACGTAATACAGGATGTGCGCGTGGCTCCGGTTGAACTTCTTGCTGCAGTTCACGCCGAAGGTGTAGTGCCACACGATCCAGTTGCGCATCGTCAGCCCGAGCGCGTCGAGCCGGACCTTGTGCTCCGCAACGAACTCGTCGCCGATAGCCAGGAACAGCGAGCCGTGCGGCGCGAGCGCGCGGACGGTCGCGGCGAGCCACTTCTCGGTCCAC
This region of Gemmata massiliana genomic DNA includes:
- a CDS encoding sulfite oxidase-like oxidoreductase translates to MADEPIISSDTQRENRVPPRQVLTQKWPVLHAGSIPPFEPAKWTLSLFPAPLIGAIKQFTWAEFNALPRHRVFADMHCVTRWSKLDNLWEGVVTRELLNHITLSPQAKFVMVHSEYGFSTNLPIDDFFAEDCLFATHHNGEPLTQEHGYPVRLVVPRLYTWKSAKWVRGIEFMEEDRPGYWESSENGGYHMRGDPWTGGPDGDGQRFRSETENGH
- a CDS encoding DNA-methyltransferase; amino-acid sequence: MRTNDVLEGDCIQVLADLPAGCADLVFADPPFNIGYQYDVYDDRRAKEDYLAWTEKWLAATVRALAPHGSLFLAIGDEFVAEHKVRLDALGLTMRNWIVWHYTFGVNCSKKFNRSHAHILYYVRDPKNYKFFPDAVRVPSARMTTYADRRANPVGKLPDDTWVLRPQESDVHFQSGSDTWHVPRVCGTFSERTGHPCQMPEAVLDRIIRVASEKGDLVLDPFAGSGTTLAVAKKLGRQYLGVELSEQYADGVRKRLQMVEFAEGLADAQPVMPKSAKRVAVKR
- a CDS encoding dTDP-4-dehydrorhamnose 3,5-epimerase family protein, which gives rise to MNVPLPKYVERGPIHDVAWVPLKFFTDPRGWLVELFRNDLVPPQFHPVMAYVSMTKPGVARGPHEHIDQADYFCFTGPSTFRVYLWDARKDSPTFGAKEVREVGESTPFALIVPPGVVHAYKNVGDKDGWVFNAANRLYAGWLKQEPVDEIRHEKDPNSPYQLD
- a CDS encoding HEAT repeat domain-containing protein, producing the protein MRAVLALLFALVAAPTFGEEKANKAKKPEPKYEGKPLGYWVSQFLKGDTPEQRQTAVEALCSFGPDAAPALPTFTELLLDHSEAYRLQVLSIVKEIGPAAKDARPILLKMLKNKKTSPTHVVKALVAISPEPKDAALTLAPLLEDPPLHCQDTVYRALCDIGPDAKDAIPAVQRFVMEQLTKNPGAGIDLALLHQLGPDVVPLLVEVLDATNAERNIVLDQLEKLGPKAASAAPALAKLLKDENLNTRYRAATLLWKCAENATGVPVLTELLTQLPPVKSAWPYDDRSKEPKFFASDAANALSEIGPKASTALPALRAQFVVGLGAAVKSGVCLSVPDLDAFGKVFRVVKYSSLAPNSEAAEIHTWYHDLVMLGQAAEGAITKIEQGPKK
- a CDS encoding flavin reductase family protein — its product is MNRMTHATTGPSESLAAALGRVPSGLYVLTARNGDDETGMLASWVQQCSFDPPQVSVAVNNQRYVLDWLKDGATFVLNVVPEGGKALVAHFGKGFSSGEPAFEGLEVTRERGIPPVLLAAHAYLVCHVANRITVGDHTLVIGRVTAGAVLHDSKPTVHVRKNGLKY